Within Massilia litorea, the genomic segment TCATCACGTGCGCGACCAGGCGCAGTGCGTCGGCCAGGTGTTCGCGCGTGGTCTGGAAATGGGTCGGGCTGCCGGCAATCCTGAGGCGGTCGAATTCGTCGGCCAGCTGCTCGCGCGTGTAGCGGCTGGTGCCGCGCATCAGCATGGCGCCGGTCAGCTCGGGCACGGCGCCCTTGCCGAACAGGTTCTTCTCGTCGCCGATGTGCTGGCGCAGGTCGACCGTGACGGCCTCGCCGCGGTTCTTCTTCGGCAGCAGCGCCAGCTTGACGCCGCCTTTCGTTACCAACTGGGTGCGTTTCAGGATGTTGTCCTGGGTCGGCTCGAAGTCTTCCGACACCCGCGTCGAGGCCTGCGGCTTGAACTCCTTCAGGATGCTCTCGACGCTCGGCGCCGGCGGGATCACGGCGCGCTGCGGCGCATCCTCGGGGAGGAAGGTGCCGGTCACGCGGTTGTCGCGCTTGAAATAGCGCTTCGCCACGGCCGCCACCTCGGCCGCCGTGATCGTCTTGATGCGCTCGCGGCCGGTGAAGAACAGGCGCCAGTCGCCGAGCGCGATGGTCTCCGACAGCGCCACGCCGACCCGCTGCGGATCGTTCAGGCTGCGCTCCATCTCGTTTTCGTACATGCGGCGGATACGCGCCATCTCGTCGTTCGTCGGCGGCTTGTCGCCGAAGCTCTCCACCGCCTCGGTCAGGGCCGCGCGCACGGGCTCGACCGGTTCGCCCTTCTTGACGACCGCGCCGACATACTGCAGGCCCGGCGCATAGCCCGTCTCGCCGAAGCTGAACACCTGGCTCGCCTTACCCGTTTCGACCAGCTGTTTGTGCAGCCGTCCGGTCGGCACGTCGCCCAGGATGGCCGAGGCGAAGGCCATCACGTCGCTGTCGTCATGCAGGCTGGACGGCACCTTGTAGCCCAGCATGACGATCTGGACATCGCCCTGGCGCCGCACGGCGAAACTGCGCTCGCCGTCCTGGGTCGGCTCGACCGTCCAGAACGCGGGGAGCGTGCGCTTCGGTTTCGGGATCGTGCCGAACAGGCGCGCGATCTTCGCCAGCGTGGCATTCGTGTCGAACTTGCCGGCCACCAGCAGCACGGCGTTGTCGGGCTGGTAGTACATGCGATAGAAGGCCTGCAGGTTGCCGATCCTGACATTCTCGATATCGCTGCGGTTGCCGATCGTCGAGCGGCCGTAGCTGTGCCAGTCGTAGGCGATGCTCTGCATGCGCTTCATGAGGACGCCGGAGGGCGAATTCTCGCCGCTCTCGAACTCGTTGCGCACTACCGTCATCTCCGAATCGAGGTCCTTCTGCGCGATGAAGGAACCGGTCATGCGGTCCGCTTCCATCTGCAGCGCCCAGTCGAGGTTGGCCTGCGAGGCCTGGAACACCTCATAGTAATTCGTGCGGTCGAGCGAGGTGGTGCCGTTGAAGTCCATGCCGCGATCGGCAAACTGGCGCGTGATGTCGGGATTCTTCTTCGCGCCCTTGAACAGCAGGTGCTCGAGCAGGTGGGCCATGCCGGTCTCGCCGTAATTCTCGTGGCGCGAGCCGACCAGATAGGTGACGTTGACGGTGACGGTGGGACGCGAGGTGTCCGGGAACAGCAGCACTTTCAGGCCGTTGGGGAGGCGGTATTCGGTAATGCCCTCCACGGAAGGGCCGAGCGTGACGCCGCTTGGAAGTGGCGCTTTCGGCGCGCTGAGCGCCGAGCCGGCGGCGAGGAAGGCAAAGGCGCCCGCGATCAGGTGCGCGGGCAAGCCGCGGCGGTACAGCGTCGAATTCATGTCATCCCGTCAGGTTCGTGCGCCGGCTACCGCGGCGCGCCAACGGCGATGGTAACAGATGGTCGGTTTCGATGATGCCGCCGCGCACTAGTTCGGTGCGCGGGTGTCTACAACGGAAAGCGTGGGCTATTAATGCCGGGCGCGTTTCTCATGGGCTTGCTGACTGCCGCTGATGCGCGACAGGTCTCCCATTTCCTCTGCCAGGAATTCGAGCAGGTCGTCGGCGCTGACGATGCCGGCGAGGCCGCCCTTGCGGTTCACCACCGGCACCCGGCGGATGCCCCGTACGCGCATGTGCTCGATGGTCTGGTAGACGTCGTCGTCTTCGCGGCAGGTCAGCAGGTCGTCGCTCATGATGTCGCCGACCAGCAGGCTTTCCGGATCGAGCCCGAGCGCGACGATGGAGACGACGATGTCGCGGTCGGTGACGATGCCGGCGGGAATGGCTTCACCGTTGGCGCCGTCGACGACGATCAGGTCGCCCACGTGGTGCTTGCGCATCAGGAGCGCGGCGCCCTGCACGGTTTCGTCGCGCGTGCAGCTGATGGTCTGGACGGTGCAGATGTCGCTGATGTTCATGGTAATTCTCCCTGCTGATCCTCAGGCTTGCGCCAGCACGATGCAGCGTTCCGCGTGGGCACGGAGTGCCCAGTGAACCCGTCATTGAGGCCATTGGCCTCAATGACCCCTACGAACCTCAAACTAATGCGGAAATTTGAAAGGCGCTTGATTTAGCTCAAACGCTTTGGGGAACTTAAAGCTTCTTGTCGCCCGGCAGCTCGACGAAGCAGGCATCCACAACTTGCAGGTCGTTGTCTTTAGCAAAGTTGACAACAAAGTGGAAGGCCAGTGGTTCGGCTTTCTTGAGCGCGTTGTTGACGACCACGGCCTTCACGCCGTTGACCACGGTCGGATGGACGTAGGGCGAAAACTGGAGGTGGGCGTGGCGCCCGCCGCTGCCTTCGGGACGAAAACAGGACATGACCCCGCACAGGCGCTCCGCCCAGTCGCTGGGGCGGAACTGCTTGCCATTGCTTGTGAGGCCCAGGATGAAGAATTCGCCGACGGCGCCTTCGGTCCCGGTATGCGGTAACTCGGCCATAGTGCTGCTTGCTGATACAAGAATGCTGCGTGGAGGAGAGCCAGTATTATATCTTATAGAAGACTTGAGGACGAAGCTTGTCTCGACAACTTTCGGGCAGCACCAAAACCACCACCTTGATTTGCGCTCTCAGTTGCGTTTACGCTGCTCAACGGGGCCTCGAGAAACCGTAGCGAGCGGAAGGAGTGTTGGTCGAGGAGCGGAGCTGTACAAGCGTACAGCGAGCACCGCAGACCGACAATCCGACGCGCAGTAGGTTTATCGAGGCCCCCTCACATCAGCCGAGCCACACCATACTGGAGAGCAGGAGCAGGAGAATCATCCATAGTATCAGGGCGCGCCACACAAGTCCTACCGTGCTTTGCAGTGCGCGCAGGCTCGGTTCTTCGCCGGGCAGCACTTCGGTGTCGGCCTCGCTCAGGTCGACCAGGGCGGCGTCGACCGGCAGCAGTTGCGGTGCGTTCTCGTTCGGGGTACCCAGGCGCACGCCCATCGCGCCGCCGCCGGCGGCCAGGATGATGCCGCGCGACTCGTCGGCCCAGCGATTGGCGAAATTGCGCCAGGCGTAGATCGCATCCTCGAAATTGCCGACCACGGCAAAGGCGATCGCCGTCAGGCGCACCGGAATCCAGTCGATCCAGTAAAAGGCGCGTGCCGCGAACTGGCCGAAGGCTTCGTTGCGCATGTGCTCGGGTTCGTTCCAGGCGCGCGCCAGGTATTCGGAAACACGGTACAGCACGGCGCACGCGGGCCCGGCCGGCATGAGGAACCAGAAGAACACCCCGAACACGCTGCGGTGGGTGGTGATGAGCGATTTTTCGACGGCGATGCGCGCGATCTCGGTGGCGTCCATGCCCACCGTGTCGATGCGCGCCCATTCGGCCAGCAGCACGCGCGCCGTGGTTTCGTCGCCGCTGTTCAGGGCCAGCTGGATCGAGGTGAAATAATGGCTGTAGTGGCGGAAACCGAGCGTCAGGTAGACGATGGCGACATTCCAGGCAAAGGCCAGGAAGACAAGGCCGAAGTATTGCAGCACCCAGTAGACGAGCGCGACCGGCACGACCAGCACTGCCATCATCAGGAACCAGCCCATGCGGCCGTTCTTCGGTTCGCCGGCATTGAACCAGCCTTCGATACGCATCGCCAGGCCCTTGATGCCGCCATAGACCTGGTTATCTGCGCGCAGCGGCTTCAGTTGCTCGATGATCAGTGCGCACAGAATGGAAAAAAATGTCATGCAAGTCCTTCTTTTGTTATGGCAATACCACGCTGCCCGCTACGATAGCGCAGGTGCCGGCCATAATCAAATCGGGACTTGTAAGTATTATTAAGCTCGCAAGTAATGGAACAGATTGCGCAGCATGCCGGCCGTTGCCCCCCAGATGAAGAAACGTTCATACGGCATGGCATAGAAATGGCGCTTGCCCTCCCCGCCCGGCAGCTCGAAGGAGAGGCGCTGGTGGTGCATGCCGTTCATCAGGAAGGCGAGCGGCACCTCGAAGATTTCGGCCACCTCGTTCGGATCGGCCCTCAGCTCGAACGGCGGTTTCACGAGGGCGACCACGGGCGCGACGCGGTAGGCGCTGCCGGTGACGTAGTCGGGCAGGACGCCGACGATGGAGATATGACGGCGGTGCAGTCCGATTTCCTCTTCCGACTCGCGCAGCGCGGTTTCGATCGGCGAGGAATCGAGTTCCTCGGCGCGGCCGCCGGGAAAGGCGATCTGGCCGGCATGGCTGCTCAGGTGGTCGGTGCGCAGGGTGAGCAGCACCGTCAGGCCCTCGGGACGCATCACCAGCGGCACCAGCACGGCGGCGCGGCGCAGCTTGAAGCCCGGCGACATCCAGGACTCGTCCGGCGTTTCCGGCTCCCAGGCCAGGCGCGAGCGGGCGAAGCGGGCGCGCAGGTTTTCTACCGTCAGCAATGCGGGGTCGATGGCGGGCTCGCCGGCAATGGCGTCGACCGGCAGTTGGGTTGGATCCAGATGAATCTTAGCCAAAAGCATTTCTCCTGGTCACTACAATGAGCGGATAAAGAAAAAGGCATCCCGGGGGATGCCTTTTTCCATTCCACAGACGCGATTACTGAGCGGCTGGGGCGGTTGCGACTTTGCGCTGTGGCAGCTTTTCTTTGATACGTGCCGACTTGCCCGAACGCTCACGCAGATAGTACAGCTTGGCGCGACGGACATCACCGCGGCGTTTCACTTCGATCGAAGCGATCAGCGGCGAGTACAGCTGGAACGTACGCTCGACACCTTCACCCGACGAGATCTTGCGAACGATGAAGTTCGAGTTCAGGCCGCGGTTACGACGCGAGATGACGACGCCTTCGTATGCCTGGGCGCGCTTGCGGGTGCCTTCGACGACGTTGACGTTGACGATCACGGTGTCGCCAGGTGCGAAATCAGGAATGGCGCGGCCGAGGCGCGCGATTTCTTCCTGCTCGAGTTGCTGAATCAGATTCATTTCTTATGACTCCATAAACCATCTTGCTGGCGCGCATTGAGACTGCTTGTCTCGCCCAGTAGAGGATGGGGTTGAACATACGAGCAACATGCCCGCATGTCTCGCACCAACTGGTGCATTTTCCGACCTTACTCCGCAGGACGGAGCGAGGTCAAAAACTTTTCGTCGGCATTTGTCAGCTGGCCCGCTGCGCGCGCCTTGTCCAACAGTTCCGGCCGTTTCTTCATGGTCGCTTCCAGCATGCGCTGGCGGCGCCATTTCGTAATCTCTGCGTGGTTCCCGCCCATCAGGACCGGCGGTACCGGTACGCCCTCATAGACATCGGGGCGGGTATAGTGCGGCGAATCGAGCAGGCCGTTGACGAAACTGTCTTCGACCGCCGAGGCATCATCGCCCAGTACACCGGGCAAGAGCCGCACCACTGCATCCATCAGGGCCATCGCCGGCAATTCGCCGCCGGAGAGCACGAAGTCGCCGAGCGAAATTTCCTCGTCGACCATGCGGTCCAGCAGGCGCTGGTCGACCGCTTCGTAGCGGCCGCAGAGGACGACCAGGCCCGGCTCGTCCTTCAGCGCCATGACGCGTTCGTGCGTCAGCGGTTTGCCCTGCGGCGACATGAACACCACGCGCGGCGGCGGCAAGCCTTGTTCGACCTGGCGCGCCTTGGCCGCATTGATCGTCGCCTCGAGCGGCCTGGCCAGCATCACCATTCCGGGGCCGCCGCCATACGGGCGGTCATCCACGGTGCGGTGGCGGTCCGTCGTGAAATCGCGTGGATTCCACAAGGTCAGGCCCCAGCGTTCCTGCTCGAAGGCGCGGCGGGTCACGCCCGACTGCGTCAACGCGGTAAACATCTCGGGAAACAAGCTCACGACGTCAAATTGCATCGGGACCTCGTCTCGACAAGACCGGGTTAATAATCCAGACCCCAGTCCAAAGTAATCTTGTTTGCCTTGAGTTCGACATGCTTGACGAACTGGTCCACAAACGGAACGAGGCGCTCGGGCGCCTTTTCCTTGCTGTCCTGCTCCGGCACGGGCTCGATACGCAGAATCGACTGCGGACCGTTGCTCATCATGTCGATGACCTTGCCGAGGGCTTCGCCCTGCAGGTTCACGACATCCATGCCGATCAGGTCGGACCAGTAATACTCGTCTTCCTCAAGCGCGGGAAATTCAGCCCGCGATACCTGCACGGCGGCGCCCTTCAGCGCCTCCGCCGCATCGCGGCCCGCCATCCCGACGAGGGTGGCGACGACGTCGCCGCCATGCATCTTCGCGGTCCGCACGGTCACGGAACGCAGGCCCGGTTTGTCGAGCCACCAGGTTTTCACATTCATCAGCGCATCGGCATCCGTCGAGAACGGCGTGACGCGGATGGCGCCGGCGATGCCATAGGCACCGGCCACATACCCGACCTGGGTCAGGTCGTCAGGGGCTTGCACCCCGCTTGCAGCTGAATCGGTCAAACCTGGAACCTTGCTTTAGGCAGCTGCGACTGGGGTCTGCTGAGCGACCAGGCGAGCGACGGTTGGCGACAGTTGTGCGCCAACGCCTTGCCAGTAGGCCAGACGGTCAGCGGTGATACGCAGGCCCACTTCGGCGCCCGAGGCCATCGGGTTGTAGAAACCGATGCGCTCGATGAAACGGCCATCGCGACGGTTACGCGAATCGGTTGCAACGATGTTGAAGAACGGGCGCTTTTTTGCGCCGCCACGTGCCAAACGGATAACGACCATAATAATTCCAAAAAGTTGTACTGGACGGAGAAAGCCGACGATTATAGCGCGCAATGCCAAAGAGCAGCAAGCGATAATGGCAAGAGCGGACAACGAGCGCGCAATCCCGGCCGAATCGGGCATTATCCGCTATTTTTCGCCCGGCCGCCACCTGCCTGCCCGGCTCGGTCAACGCCAGCAACAAGTTGATACATGGCATTTACATAAATTATGATGCTTTTGTCACGTTTATCAACGATACTCTGCCATTCGTGTAACACATCCGTTCATTCAACCGGCTTCGCATGGCACACAAGAACAAGACGCTCGCCACCGCGCTGGCGCTTTCCCTCGGCACGCTGGGGGCGCATCGCTTCTACCTGCATGGCGGCGTCGATCGCCTCGGCCTGCTGCACATCAGCAGCCTGCCGATTGCAGGGCTCATCTTCAGCCAGGCGAACGGGAGCAATCCCTTCTACGCGCTGCTGCCGCTCCTGATCTCCGCCATCGCCGCCTGTATCGAAGCGCTCGTCATCGGCCTCACGCCCGACGAGAAGTGGGACGCGCACTTCAATGCCGCAGCAAACACCCGTTCGAACTCGAACTGGATCCTCGCCGTGCTGCTGGTAGCCACCCTGTTCATCGGCGTGACGGTGCTGATCGCCACGATTTCGCGCCTGTTCGACCTGATGTACACCGGCGGCGCCTACGGCTGAACGGGCCGCCATGAAAAAAGCGGCCCGCAGGCCGCTTCGTCGAACGGAAACCGTCAGGCTCAGAACTGCTCGATGTCCAGCGCCAGCACGCCGGCGCTGCCGTCGACGATGGCCGAGCGCAGGCCGCCTGCACCGGACAGGATGTGATCGGCGAAGAAGCGCGCGGTGGCGATTTTTGCGCGCAGGAAGGATGCATCGCCCTGCCCTGCATCGAGTTTCTGCTGCGCGACCAGGGCCGCGCGCGCCATTTGCCAGCCGCCGAGAACGATGCCGGCCAGCTTCAGGTACAGCACGGAACCCGCGAACACGCCCTTGATGTCAGACTTCACGTTCGCCACGACGAAGTCGACGACTTCTTCCAGCGCCGCCGAGCCAAGCGCCAGCTGCGCGCGTATGGCAGCAAAATCGGCGCCCTGCACTTCCGCCAGCGCCGCCTCGGTCGCGCGCACCTGGGCGATGATCGATTTCGCCACCGCGCCGCCGTCGCGCACGGTCTTGCGGCCGACCAGGTCGTTCGCCTGGATCGCGGTCGTGCCTTCGTAGATGGTCAGGATCTTGGCGTCGCGGTAGTGCTGCGCCGCGCCGGTCTCTTCGATGAAGCCCATGCCGCCATGCACCTGCACGCCGTCGCGCGCGACGTTCTCGCTCATCTCGGTCGACCAGCCCTTGATGACCGGGACCAGGTATTCGTACACCGCGAGATTGGCTTTGCGGGTCGCTTCATCGGCGTGGTAGTGGGCGATGTCCGAGATGCCGGCGCCGACATAGGCCAGCGCACGTGCAGCCTCGGTCTGGGCGCGCATCGACATCAGCATGCGGCGCACGTCCGGGTGGTTGATGATGGCGACGGGACCGCTTGACCCGGCCAGGTCGCGCGACTGGATGCGGTCCTTGGCGAAGGCGACGGCCTGCTGGTAGGCGCGCTCGGCCAGGCCGATGCCCTGCATGCCGACGCCGAAGCGGGCCGCGTTCATCATGATGAACATGTATTCCAGGCCGCGGTTTTCTTCGCCGACCAGGGTGCCGATGGCGCCGCCGTTGTCGCCGAACTGCAGCACGGCGGTCGGGCTGGCCTTGATGCCGAGTTTATGTTCGATCGAAACGCAGTGCGCGTCGTTGCGCGCGCCCGGGGTGCCGTCTTCGTTGATCAGGAACTTCGGCACGATGAACAGCGAGATCCCCTTCACGCCCGGCGGCGCGTCCGGCGTGCGCGCCAGCACCAGGTGGATGATGTTCTCGGCCATGTCGTGCTCACCATAGGTGATGAAGATCTTGGTGCCGAAGATTTTATAGGTGCCGTCGCCCTGCGGCACGGCGCGCGTGCGCACGGCGGCCAGGTCCGAACCGGCTTGCGGCTCGGTCAGGTTCATGGTGCCGGTCCATTTGCCGGTGATGAGCGGCTCGAGGTACAGCGCTTTCTGTTCGTCTGAGCCTGCCGTCAGCAGCGCTTCGATGGCGCCGTCGGTGAGCAGCGCGACCAGTGCGAACGAAATCGAGGCGGCGTTCAGCATCTCGGTGCAGGGGGTGGCGACGAGCTTCGGCAAGCCCTGGCCGCCGAATTCCTGCGGGTGCTGCACGCCCTGCCAGCCGGATTCGCCGAAGGCCTGGAAGGCGACCTTGAAGCCGGCGGAGGTCGTGACCTGGCCGTCGTGCCAGAAGCTCGGCTCCTTGTCGCTCGGATGATTCAGCGGGGCGACGACTTCGCCGCAGAACTTCGCATTCTCTTCCAGCACCGCTTCGACGGTGTCGACGGTCGCATCTTCGCAGCCTGGCAGCTGGCTCACCTGCTGCAGGTTCGCCAGTTCGTTCAGGACGAACAGCATGTCTTTGATCGGGGCTTGGTAGCTCACGATATCTCCTCAGATTTGGATGTAAAACAGGCCACGGCAGCCTGGCGTGATGCCGGACCAGCGTGGCCTGTGTGTTCTTCTTGATTGGCTCCGGCCAAACGGATCGAATCGCATTCGGTAAAACGCGTGGGCTCGAGAGCCCACCCTTCCTTACACGACCGTCGTTGATAACCGATGCGCACCGTAGGGTGGGCACTTGTGCCCACGCGGTGATACGCAGCGGCCAACAATCAAATTCAGCCCAATTCCTTGACCAGCTCAGGGATGACTTCGAACAGGTCGCCCACCAGGCCATAGTCTGCCACCGAGAAGATCGGCGCTTCCGGATCCTTGTTGATGGCAACGATGGTCTTCGAGTCCTTCATGCCGGCCAGGTGCTGGATCGCGCCCGAAATGCCGACGGCGATGTACAGCATTGGTGCGACGATCTTGCCGGTCTGGCCGACCTGCCAGTCGTTCGGCACGTAGCCGGCGTCGACGGCCGCGCGCGAGGCGCCCATGGCCGCGCCCAGCTTGTCGGCCAGGGGTTCGAGCAGCTTGAAGTTGTCGCCCGAGCCCATGCCGCGCCCGCCGGAGACGATGATCTTCGCGGCGGTCAGTTCCGGACGGTCCGACTTGGCCAGCTCGCGGCCCACGAAAGCCGACTTGCCGAAATCGGCTGCTGCAGCGATCGATTCGACGGCAGCCGAACCACCGGTAGCGGCGGCAGCATCGAAGCCGGTGCCGCGCACGGTGATGACTTTTACCGCGTCGCTCGACTGCACGGTGGCGATGGCGTTGCCGGCGTAGATCGGACGCTCGAAGGTGTCAGGGGAGTCGACCTTGGTAATTTCCGAGATCTGGGCCACGTCCAGCTTGGCGGCGACGCGCGGCAGGATGTTCTTGCCGTAGGCGGTGGCCGGCGCCAGGATGTGCGAGTACGAACCGGCGATGGCCAGGATCTGCTCGGCCACGTTTTCGGCCAGGCCGTCGGCGAAATACGGCGCGTCGGCGACCAGCACTTTCGAGACGCCGGCGATCTGCGCGGCGGCTTCGGCGGCGGCGCCGCAGTTGGAACCGGCGACCAGCACGTGGACGTCGCCGCCGCACTGGGCGGCCGCGGTCACGGTGTGGTGGGTGCTGCCCTTGAGGGAGCCATTGTCGTGTTCAGCAATAACGAGTGCGACCATGATGTTTCCTTATTAGATGACTTTGGCTTCGGTGCGCAGCTTCTGCACCAGCGTGGCGACGTCCGGCACCTTGATGCCCGCCGAGCGCTTGGCCGGCTCGACGACCTTCAGGGTCTTCAGGCGGTTCGCGACGTCGACGCCCAGGTCTTCCGGCTTGATCGTTTCCAGCGGCTTTTTCTTGGCCTTCATGATGTTCGGCAGCGTGACGTAGCGCGGCTCGTTCAGACGCAGGTCGGTGGTGACGATGGCCGGCAGGGTCAAGGAAACGGTTTCCAGGCCGCCGTCGACTTCGCGCGTCACGGTGACCTTGCCGTCTTCCAGCACGACCTTGGAGGCGAAGGTCGCTTGCGGCCAGCCCAGCAGGGCCGCCAGCATCTGGCCGGTCTGGTTCGAATCGTCGTCGATCGCCTGCTTGCCCAGGATGATCAGCTGCGGCTGCTCTTTATCTGCCAGCGCCTTCATGATCTTGGCCACGGCCAGCGGCTCGGTTTCGCCGTTGGTTTCGACCAGGATGCCGCGGTCGGCGCCGATCGCCATGCCGGTGCGCAGGGTTTCCTGGCACTGCGGCACACCGACGGAGACGGCCACGACTTCGGTGACCTTGCCGGCTTCCTTCAAACGGGTCGCTTCTTCGAGCGCGATTTCGTCGAACGGGTTCATCGACATCTTGACGTTGGCGATATCCACGCCGCTGCCGTCGGACTTGACGCGGACCTTGACGTTATAGTCGACCACGCGTTTGACGGGTACCAGGACTTTCATAGGTGTGCCTTTGAAAAAATGAAAAGGTAGACGGGGCTAAAGTGGCCTAGATTATAAGAGATAAACAGAATCAAGGCTGAATTAAAGCACGATCGTGCGATTTTTGGCTAGAGGGATGCTTCCAAAACGTGCGTTCGTATAACAAAAGGGGAAGCTGGCGGGGGGCACAGCAAGCACCCCGCCGGGACGGCGCTTACTTGCGGCGCATCAGGAAGACGAACTCGCCATTGCTGTGCGAGTGGGACAGCAGCGCGTTGCCGGTCTGCTTGGCAAAAGCCTGGAAGTCACGCACGGAACCGGTGTCGGTGGCCGTGATGCGCAGCACCTCGCCGGTGGCCATTTCGGCCAGCGCCTTCTTGGCTTTCAGGATAGGAAGCGGGCAGTTCAGGCCGCGCGCGTCCAGGTCCTTCTGGAATTGAATCGTATCGGTGTCGAGAATCGTGTCGCTCATCGCATGCCTGCTTAGGTGGTGATACTAGGTTCGGAGTCTACTCCAATTCCCGGATTATGACGCGCCGCACCAAAATAGTCACGAATTGTTGCATTGCCACAACCGTAATAGATGTGCTGAGGAAAGCTTGACTGAGGAATAATTGACGAGGCGGAGGGGATTCTGCAGGATGGATGCCCCGGGTACACACACGGTGCGATGCGGAATGTGGCAACGGCGCCAAGGTTTTCCGGCACTTCTGGAATGTTAATTCAGGTGCGATCGAGCGATCGTTTTTGCACCGTTCCAGCACAGTGACGCACCGGAACGATGCCGATGAAACCTGGGTGGACGGAAAAACCGTCCACCCAGGCGTTGCTTAAGCGCGTTCGCCGACC encodes:
- a CDS encoding electron transfer flavoprotein subunit alpha/FixB family protein; translation: MVALVIAEHDNGSLKGSTHHTVTAAAQCGGDVHVLVAGSNCGAAAEAAAQIAGVSKVLVADAPYFADGLAENVAEQILAIAGSYSHILAPATAYGKNILPRVAAKLDVAQISEITKVDSPDTFERPIYAGNAIATVQSSDAVKVITVRGTGFDAAAATGGSAAVESIAAAADFGKSAFVGRELAKSDRPELTAAKIIVSGGRGMGSGDNFKLLEPLADKLGAAMGASRAAVDAGYVPNDWQVGQTGKIVAPMLYIAVGISGAIQHLAGMKDSKTIVAINKDPEAPIFSVADYGLVGDLFEVIPELVKELG
- a CDS encoding sulfurtransferase TusA family protein; this encodes MSDTILDTDTIQFQKDLDARGLNCPLPILKAKKALAEMATGEVLRITATDTGSVRDFQAFAKQTGNALLSHSHSNGEFVFLMRRK
- a CDS encoding acyl-CoA dehydrogenase; the protein is MSYQAPIKDMLFVLNELANLQQVSQLPGCEDATVDTVEAVLEENAKFCGEVVAPLNHPSDKEPSFWHDGQVTTSAGFKVAFQAFGESGWQGVQHPQEFGGQGLPKLVATPCTEMLNAASISFALVALLTDGAIEALLTAGSDEQKALYLEPLITGKWTGTMNLTEPQAGSDLAAVRTRAVPQGDGTYKIFGTKIFITYGEHDMAENIIHLVLARTPDAPPGVKGISLFIVPKFLINEDGTPGARNDAHCVSIEHKLGIKASPTAVLQFGDNGGAIGTLVGEENRGLEYMFIMMNAARFGVGMQGIGLAERAYQQAVAFAKDRIQSRDLAGSSGPVAIINHPDVRRMLMSMRAQTEAARALAYVGAGISDIAHYHADEATRKANLAVYEYLVPVIKGWSTEMSENVARDGVQVHGGMGFIEETGAAQHYRDAKILTIYEGTTAIQANDLVGRKTVRDGGAVAKSIIAQVRATEAALAEVQGADFAAIRAQLALGSAALEEVVDFVVANVKSDIKGVFAGSVLYLKLAGIVLGGWQMARAALVAQQKLDAGQGDASFLRAKIATARFFADHILSGAGGLRSAIVDGSAGVLALDIEQF
- a CDS encoding electron transfer flavoprotein subunit beta/FixA family protein, which translates into the protein MKVLVPVKRVVDYNVKVRVKSDGSGVDIANVKMSMNPFDEIALEEATRLKEAGKVTEVVAVSVGVPQCQETLRTGMAIGADRGILVETNGETEPLAVAKIMKALADKEQPQLIILGKQAIDDDSNQTGQMLAALLGWPQATFASKVVLEDGKVTVTREVDGGLETVSLTLPAIVTTDLRLNEPRYVTLPNIMKAKKKPLETIKPEDLGVDVANRLKTLKVVEPAKRSAGIKVPDVATLVQKLRTEAKVI